atccggtttgaaatctcggagttttaactcttcgactaacgatcgACGCTCACCAAGCTCAAGCCCCGATATGCCGACTCggacttggtatccgcctgaaaccgacgaccctatcgtcggtaacgcatcggactcttacaaggaccgatgcatccatatggacgggagttacactccttcgaccttcgatggcacatcggactcttacaaaGACCGATGCATCCATatggacgggagttacactccttcgaccttcgacggcacatcggactcttacaagGACCAATGCATCCATAtagacgggagttacactccttcgaccttcgacggcacatcggactcttacgaggatcGATGCATCCATATGGACgcgagttacactccttcgaccttcgacgacacatcgaACTCTTACGAGGGCCGATGCATCCATTTTAacaggagttgacactccttctacggtcgaactttcgggccagaccatcggctgACACGCCGGtcaagccccgaccaaagaaaggcgaaatgcctacACGACCGAtgtcgcgactcccgaccgagctacagccggtcgaaagatattcggcttgccaccgtttatcgcacaatgcgacctcagtcgcattcatgattcaccgaccgggctacggtcggtcgaaagatattcggcttaccaccgtatatctcGAGGCGCAGTACGGATATCCGACACGAGGGTATCGGGgtccgacttatcggtgctccctcGACTGAATGcaccggacgacattcgactgaacacgTCAGAGgggacccgactaccgaacctttaccacggtcggtcggctcccgactcagcggacgcgcccgactgacgaccttgactatCAAAGGCCGATTGAAAGTCGGGACTTAGCCTACCTTCGTGGCGGCGtgggttgccgaacgtcctaaccgacctatataaCTTGGCAACTCATGTGTTCGGATGCATTCCACAACTCATGAAGGAAAGGAAAACAGACAGAGGGAAAAGTTAAGTTTACAAACTGATCTCATTCAAAGTCAAAAGagtttacaaagtcgggccgaagcccgattacaagtgttctaaaaaaagaaaagacaaaagaaacCAAAGTCGGCAAGGCCGCGATCATCCTtccgagtcgatctcctcgaccgacggaagatcggggatAACCGGTGTATCGACCACGATCGACACTGGGTCGACCACCGAAGCAGGACCATCGGTCGGTAGGGGGCTGGCAGTCGGCGCCacttgctccgggacggcttcctccaccacggcgatgcctcccgatggctggtcggccatctcctcggtggcttgtTCCTCAGCCCCCGACGGGATgatactgctgaggtccagctccgggtacagggcCTGGACCGCAttccgaccgtcctcgtaccccacccggtacgacacgaagcccgactccagcatctcctcccggtactggtcggtggcacggaagtcgtccaccgcccggcttgccgactccttcgccgaccttgcttcttcttccgcCCGGCCGAGCGAGTCCTTTGCCGACTCTGCTTTTGCCTTCGCTATGTCAGCATCGGCCTGGGCGATTGACAGATCCTCCTCGGCTTTggtgagcttctccaggctgacccgaagctgctcgcgctcgccttcGAGTTCGGCGGCGACGCCATCCCGCTCGCGCCGCAGACGATGCACGGTCCGgcccttgcgtttggcttcttttttggccgaccttagctcggacccgagccggAAGACTTCGTCCACCAACTTGGCCTCTCGGTCGGCCGACTACTTTAGGTGGTCGACCAACATTGCCCGGTCGGCTTcgaccgccgccgacctttccttccaagccgcccggacgttcccgaacctccggtatccggcttcaagctccgacatggtgtagatcagctgccgacgcaagTGTTTCGTCAGAAAAACAAAGTGACGAATACACTAAGGAAAAAGGAGGCGAAACAggacttacctcgaccatggtcgagTAGAACGAAGacaacatctcggtcacttgtCGAGACCTTAACGCCTCCACGTCGGCCGGGAGGAGGattccctggcacagcctcctcgccaggttgtgatcggccaacgccgacgccccttcgagaaactgtgcgctgggcggcacagtgcgactccccgacctcgtgtcgtccgcggggtccatcggggacTTCCCTCGATCGGCAGCCCCGACCGACGaaaccggcagcgaggggatgctcgaggttgAACCGGCACCCCCCGTAGCAGCCacagacgccgccggatgatgttcagtttcccgaacgtcatccggctccaccgctgccggcgaagccgccgatgtcccttcggccgcttcttccaccggcctctcctctGGGTGCGCTGCCAGAGCCGCGAGCGCTATCACCGGCTCCGATTGATCGATCGCCGACGCTTCGACGGTCGGCACCGCTGGAGTGGGCTTCTTCGGAggacgcgaaggtcctgcccccgatgccggcctcttccttgcTGCAAACTATCGAATCTCGACGTCGGTTGGccgcatccttggaggtgtccctgcgataccgacagataTGTTAATCAAAGAGCCGGACAAAGGGCCGAATGAAAAGaggaccgggggatcgggcgatacctagtcgggggaccaagctcaggccggcatcatagagagcttgttcggtaacaagctccctctgctttggGACCAACATGTCTttaagtcggtggaagtcctcccgatcgtccgcctccacccggctgttgtcatttgcttcggttcggggcatgccccagtgggaagggaagccccaaggagatggagatgatacaaagaaaaactggttcttccacccatggatggacgatggaagaccagtgatgaaggaaagacccttccgggggttgaagagccaccaccctcgggccttagggtagggtcggagcacaaagaatgcccggaagagcgagatacgagggttggtcggcaaaagctgacacaacagcgcgaagctgattatcagtcAGACAGAGTTCGACGCCAATTGCgctggacaaagtccgtaataatttagcagattccggacgaactccggaatcgggagccgaagacccgcgtgAAGATCCTCGACATACAGCGCCAGTTGGCCtggcggagggttgttaacccgaccgccggcccctggggcggagagttgaaactgctccgggatgcgatactgctcccgaagccgatcaacgttcagccccgaaagcgaggaaacctcaacttccggagtcgaccgggagtcgtcggtcggatttcccgaccgagctccccgagATGGATTTCCGGCCATCACTCCAGAACCGAACAAGAAgcagagaaggaggagaagaggaagaagaagaagaggaagaaggaaggGAAGACCACGAACCGAAAATGACCCTTTTGGGAGCAGGAGGAAGGACGACTGccggcgacgactgagaaatcaccCGGACAGAGTCTCTGCAGCGAAAATGTCAACAATGGGATCCTGGGTccggatggtcctatatatatagggccatccgacggccgagatgccccCGCGCCGACCAAGGCCTcacggatgtgcgacacgtggcggcctccGGGCCCTTCCTTCGGCCGGATGATTCGGCGCGCCCAtctcgggacggccgcaccgccctcatttaatgcgaggggcgccggcccaaccacctctGACATATGGCAAACGGGGCCGTGGTTCCGAATTAAAGCGCCCGCggtgattcgcgttcccgatgggacgcctgacagcgccccgcgctcccagaatcgACGCTGCGCGACAGTCTGCGTTCTCCAGAAGGCACCGGAtatccgatcgtctgacaccgaatcatccggcacccgacctcctgacgccgacgtgatgTCTGACGATGACAAGACgggacgtctgacgacgacaagacgggacgtctgacacctgacgccgacgtgacatctgacaccgactagacgtctgacgccagcgaatcgcttggcattcatgagacgcctgacgtCGTGTCAACCCACGGTACAGTCGGAAtttggcatacgacgaatccactccttttcgcccggggttgctgcccaaataaaagcatcggccagctcaccgtccgactcaggagtggaggggggcaactgttggggaataccccaccgaccgaccgacggtcggagggaccgaccgaccgaccgacggtcagagggaccgaccgacggccggagggaccgaccgaccgaccgaccgacggccggagggaccgaccgaccgaccgacggtcggagggaccgaccgaccgacggacgccatcaccggccaattaacggcccataaccggctgaggatgtgtcggtcgggcatactttttccgaccgactgaacctagaagtctgatggccgactcacgtaagactcgccgaccaatagaggggcccgaatctccacccgacgccactcagctggccaccgacctagggtcggtcgactcctccgatcgccgtacagccgctagagcttgtcagctctgacagcaacatgcggcactgccacctaggggcattgtcccacctagggcattgtcaaccctagtgatttgacaaccCCACGGTGATATGAcccttttacggcgactctgacagtctacagtgagttgacaattcctcaattgtccgcgccattaatgacgacgccataccgtgctccactatataaatcggggaaggcaacagtgcaagggatcccatctccacttctcgacttcgaaaccacaggctcgctcccctctctctctctctcgattgagctctctgtcttcatttcactgttgcccagtcacctctctgacttgaccatcggagggtccccgtcggagccgcctccggtcagtgtggacttcctattttgcaggcgctcgttcccggcgatcaggcgacgaggggattggccgcaacagttctcttgctcttcctcccctttctgcTACTTCTTAGCTTCAAACAATCCTTTTCCAAGAAGGCCAGACTACCACCATCACCCCCAAAGTTTCCTTTCATAGGAAACCTCCACCAGTTGGGTCCTCTCCCTCATCGGTCACTCCAAGCTCTGGCAGAGAAGCATGGACCACTCATGCTTCTCCATCTCGGCCAGGTGCCCACCCTCATCGTTTCATCCGCCGAGATGGCCCGGGAGATCATGAGAACTCATGATCACATCTTTGCTAGCCGCCCTCCTATGAAGGTTGCTAAGATCCTTATGTTTGATGCCATGGACATCGGCTTGGCACCATACGGTGAGCACTGGAGGCATGCAAGGAAGCTTTGCATCGTCCACCTCCTTAGCAATAAAAAGGTGCAATCTTTTCGGCTCTCGAGGGAAGAAGAAGTAGCCTTTATGATCAAGAACATCTCTCGAGCTTCTATTACACCCGATCCTGTGAACGTAAGTGAGATCTTGTATGCCTTCGCAAATGATATGCTCTGCAGAGTTGTGTCAGGGAAATTCTTTAGAGAAGGTGGGAGGAACAAACTGTTTCGCGAATTGATAAGGGAGAATTCCGTTCTGACTGGAGGGTTCCATTTGGGGGACTACTTCCCTTCGTTGGAATGGATGGACGTGTTCTTTGGGATGTGCGCGAGGGCCAGGAGAAATGCTGAGAGATGGAGTGGTGTTCTTGACGACGTGATCAAGGAACACGCGGATCAAGTGAAGGATGAGACGCATGAGAAGGACTTTGTGGATGTGTTGTTGTCCCTTCAGAAGGATCCCGGTGTGGACTTGGCCCTCACAAAAGAAGATATCAAGGCGCTCTTAGTGGTAAGTTCTCTGTATCACTTATCATTGATCAGATTTACCTTGTAAATTTGTTACTCGTTCTCAGCTTTAAGCGCTTCTGAAGAAATGACAGTAGTATTTGGACCTGAAGTTTTTCTTACAAtactgaacattatctgatgatgcgcatcatacggaccataatttcgaatgcgactgaactacattgtatgtccgatgcttcataatgtgataaagatcaacagctctccttacatcatctttactctcaaacattaaacctttagaaaattcagtcatcgaagagtcccaaaattgattgtcagaattcaatcttcgaccagcactaacacaaccaccatcatctaaatttatatcattaaaatattatggaggttcgtgcaaacgagattgagattcttccacattaatattagcttgaacatcttcatcatcattctcatcttcatcatcatcatcattactgctactgtcctcatccatccaactgtcttcatcttcattttcatctgactcaaaacccagactatcagaatttattccaccgactacccaatcatcatttcctatatgagtgtcgtctcccgcacttaccactacttgtaccaaaggagaagtcaccatagcagaagacacaggagaagtcaccacagcacttggaataattggacagctaggaccgacagtagtggaatgttgttctgcaaaaccgGCCTCATTTCTATCGGTTTgtatcataggagttacgaaaggtgaggaaggcccaacattattatccgcttgagttaaaaaccgactatgatatccaaagcttgttacatcttctttttcaatatataattctaaaaatcgacattctgaatatttcaaaggaaaggtcagcatttcttcgacatcatcatcgtcatcaattggaaccaagatatatttactctgcattaactgtcccgacagatt
Above is a genomic segment from Elaeis guineensis isolate ETL-2024a chromosome 1, EG11, whole genome shotgun sequence containing:
- the LOC140850886 gene encoding cytochrome P450 71A1-like gives rise to the protein MDDCRLKGYEIPRRTRVIVNGWAIGRDPKVWEAPEEFQPERFVGNQIDFKGNDFQFIPFGSGRRICPGMNFAISTVELALANLVQCFDWELPHGMALVPGDQATRGLAATVLLLFLPFLLLLSFKQSFSKKARLPPSPPKFPFIGNLHQLGPLPHRSLQALAEKHGPLMLLHLGQVPTLIVSSAEMAREIMRTHDHIFASRPPMKVAKILMFDAMDIGLAPYGEHWRHARKLCIVHLLSNKKVQSFRLSREEEVAFMIKNISRASITPDPVNVSEILYAFANDMLCRVVSGKFFREGGRNKLFRELIRENSVLTGGFHLGDYFPSLEWMDVFFGMCARARRNAERWSGVLDDVIKEHADQVKDETHEKDFVDVLLSLQKDPGVDLALTKEDIKALLVDMFGAGTDTSYIVLEWAMAELIRNSQAMEKLQDEVRGIATGKGLVREEDLSELSYLKAVIKEVLRLHPPAPLLLPRESMDDCRLKGYEIPRRTRVIVNGWGIGRDPKVWEAPEEFRPERFMGNQIDFKGNDFQFIPFGSGRRICPGMNFAISTVELALANLVQCFDWELPHGMVKEDLDMIEAPGITNPMKKRLHLVAKPRGYYVDP